From a region of the bacterium genome:
- a CDS encoding alpha/beta hydrolase, with translation MADLRLPDAPGPHPVAILVHGGGWADPYTRDLMDGAAVDLAARGTATWNIEYRRIPPVGGWRDSMADVTAAVGALSSISGDHRLDLDRVTVIGHSAGAQLGFFAAKTASVRPAGFVTLAGMLDLENVGSGFDGLISAFLGDDRHARLPAVDPIRALPSGVPTVAVHGLMDRSVAPEQSRRFVKAALAAGDRSHLVEVLEADHMDVISPLAAGWEEVAHACLGA, from the coding sequence GTGGCCGATCTGCGGCTTCCCGATGCTCCCGGACCCCACCCGGTGGCGATCCTGGTCCACGGTGGCGGATGGGCGGACCCCTACACCCGTGACCTGATGGACGGGGCCGCGGTCGACCTGGCCGCGAGGGGAACGGCCACCTGGAATATCGAGTACCGGCGGATCCCACCGGTGGGCGGTTGGCGGGACTCCATGGCGGACGTTACCGCCGCGGTCGGCGCCCTGTCCTCCATCTCCGGCGACCATCGCCTCGACCTGGACCGGGTGACGGTGATCGGGCACTCCGCCGGCGCCCAACTGGGATTCTTCGCCGCCAAGACCGCCTCCGTGCGTCCGGCCGGCTTCGTCACGCTGGCGGGAATGCTCGACCTGGAGAACGTCGGTTCCGGTTTCGACGGGCTCATCTCGGCCTTCCTGGGCGACGACCGCCACGCTCGCCTCCCGGCGGTCGACCCCATCCGTGCCCTTCCCTCCGGTGTCCCGACGGTGGCGGTGCACGGCCTCATGGACCGGTCGGTAGCGCCGGAGCAGAGCCGCCGCTTCGTCAAGGCGGCCTTGGCGGCCGGCGACCGATCCCACCTGGTCGAGGTACTGGAGGCCGACCACATGGACGTGATCTCGCCCCTCGCCGCCGGATGGGAGGAGGTGGCGCACGCCTGCCTGGGCGCCTAG
- a CDS encoding Gfo/Idh/MocA family oxidoreductase, with protein MRDGNIGFGLVGTGMSGGFMAKELDFVDGAELVAVCSRNESNVRGFAEAHDARHWFTDYRRLVEHDDVDVVVVSVPTGLHAEVAIAASNSGKHALVEKPLDTTLERADRMIAVCRANNTKLGVVFQMRFGVVARTLKEAVDSGRLGRVFLSDAVDKSSRTAAYYDSAAWRGTEALEGGGCLMTQSIHIIDLLQHLMGPVRSVMGRVATQFHDIEVEDTATAVVSFTNGAMGIIESTSSVRTALKSRIELHGELGTVVANAQYDRFLVWDVEGDEDRVEVDPDFGLTDIDDPWAYPQTRHRIQLQDMVDAIREDRDPVLTGEDARVSLAIIAAIYESSRLGREVFLDAYRPGNPVP; from the coding sequence GTGAGAGACGGCAACATAGGCTTCGGCCTGGTCGGGACCGGTATGTCGGGTGGCTTCATGGCCAAGGAGCTCGACTTCGTCGACGGCGCCGAGCTGGTGGCGGTGTGCAGCCGGAACGAGTCCAACGTCCGGGGATTCGCCGAGGCCCACGACGCCAGGCACTGGTTCACCGATTACCGGCGGTTGGTGGAACACGATGATGTCGATGTGGTGGTCGTCTCGGTTCCCACCGGTCTGCACGCCGAGGTGGCGATCGCCGCCTCGAACTCCGGCAAGCATGCCTTGGTGGAGAAGCCCCTTGACACCACGCTGGAGAGGGCTGATCGGATGATCGCCGTCTGCCGGGCGAACAACACCAAGCTCGGGGTGGTCTTCCAGATGCGTTTCGGTGTGGTGGCCCGCACCCTCAAGGAGGCGGTCGACTCGGGTCGTCTGGGGCGGGTGTTCCTGAGCGACGCGGTTGACAAGTCGAGCCGGACGGCTGCCTATTACGACTCTGCCGCCTGGCGGGGAACCGAGGCGCTCGAGGGCGGGGGCTGTCTGATGACCCAGTCCATCCACATAATCGACCTCCTGCAGCATCTGATGGGACCGGTGCGGTCTGTGATGGGCCGGGTGGCTACCCAGTTCCACGACATCGAGGTGGAGGACACCGCTACCGCGGTGGTCAGTTTCACCAACGGCGCTATGGGGATCATCGAGAGCACTTCCTCGGTCCGGACCGCTCTCAAGTCCCGGATCGAGCTGCACGGCGAGCTGGGCACCGTGGTCGCCAACGCCCAGTACGACAGGTTCCTTGTCTGGGATGTAGAGGGTGACGAGGATCGGGTGGAGGTGGACCCGGACTTCGGGTTGACCGACATCGACGATCCCTGGGCCTACCCGCAGACCCGCCACCGGATCCAGCTCCAGGACATGGTCGACGCCATCCGAGAGGATCGTGATCCGGTGCTCACCGGTGAGGACGCCCGGGTGTCTCTGGCCATAATCGCGGCCATCTACGAGTCCTCCCGGCTGGGGAGGGAGGTCTTCCTCGATGCCTACCGGCCGGGGAACCCCGTCCCCTGA
- a CDS encoding putative DNA binding domain-containing protein, with translation MAYTDYEIRRQLRLGEDSAWEFKDVDFRASDPARHHRDSWADEIAAFANARGGVLLLGVTDAGDVPGMSRYQLDKLEGLVREICTDSIKPPVRIETFRRELDERPFLLVSIPEGDAQYDSPGGSFVRVGSAKQPMSPDERMRLAQRRGQARFTGFDEQMVAGTGFSTLDKDLWKPLLSAEGLRDPRLGLEKLGLLRTDSHGAVLATVAGILACTRQPREFVPGAEVTAVRYKGVDRSSAQIDAQDIVGPINKQITQALAFVMRNMRVGARKDPARVNLPQYSSRAVFEALVNAVVHRDYSIRGSRIRLSVFSDRLELRSPGGLPNNLTVESMMERQVTRNQVLASILGRMSVGGVEGTGGRQHFMERRGDGVSIISRETSELSGKDAQFRLIDNSELCITLPAAEVHADPATVVVTVRSGGSPLAGADVLALFPNNTWKRDRTDAEGEARLDLHSVHLPMTVFVARKGYAAHVERGWLPMERALAVELTPNADGGSVVFAESTGHVPGLAGRLNPILDASYRTYLYASNIAINGGQQQPVPFVPGDEDLHLMDADGKSLLVRVVAIAGRSSVLDYGPV, from the coding sequence ATGGCGTACACCGACTACGAGATTCGGCGCCAACTTCGCCTCGGCGAGGACAGCGCTTGGGAATTCAAAGATGTTGATTTTCGCGCCAGCGACCCCGCGCGGCACCATCGCGACAGTTGGGCCGACGAGATCGCCGCTTTCGCGAATGCCAGGGGCGGCGTCCTTCTGCTCGGCGTCACCGACGCGGGCGATGTGCCAGGAATGTCCCGCTACCAACTGGACAAACTCGAGGGCCTGGTCAGGGAGATCTGCACGGACTCCATCAAGCCACCGGTCAGGATCGAGACGTTCCGAAGGGAGCTGGATGAACGGCCGTTCCTCCTTGTCTCCATACCGGAAGGGGACGCGCAATACGACAGCCCTGGGGGCAGCTTCGTGCGCGTGGGCAGTGCCAAGCAGCCCATGTCGCCCGACGAGCGGATGCGCCTGGCGCAAAGGCGCGGCCAGGCTCGGTTCACCGGTTTCGACGAGCAGATGGTCGCTGGCACGGGCTTCTCAACCCTCGACAAGGACCTGTGGAAGCCCTTGCTCAGCGCTGAGGGCTTGCGCGACCCCCGGTTGGGGCTCGAGAAGCTCGGACTATTGCGTACCGACAGCCACGGCGCGGTTCTGGCCACCGTGGCGGGCATTCTGGCGTGCACCCGGCAGCCCCGAGAGTTCGTTCCGGGCGCGGAGGTCACGGCCGTTCGCTACAAGGGCGTTGACCGCTCATCTGCGCAGATCGACGCACAGGACATCGTCGGTCCGATCAATAAGCAGATCACCCAGGCACTCGCGTTCGTCATGCGAAACATGCGTGTCGGTGCGCGCAAGGACCCCGCTCGGGTGAACCTGCCCCAATACAGCTCGCGAGCGGTCTTTGAGGCTCTGGTGAATGCGGTCGTGCACCGTGACTACTCGATCCGAGGCAGCAGAATCCGGTTGTCGGTCTTTTCTGATCGCCTTGAGTTGAGATCTCCGGGCGGACTTCCCAACAATCTGACCGTCGAGAGCATGATGGAGCGACAGGTGACTCGTAACCAGGTACTCGCCTCAATCCTGGGCCGCATGAGCGTCGGTGGGGTCGAGGGTACCGGAGGCCGGCAACACTTCATGGAGCGCCGTGGCGACGGTGTTTCTATCATCAGCCGCGAGACCAGCGAGTTATCCGGGAAGGACGCACAGTTCCGGCTCATCGATAATTCGGAGTTGTGCATTACTCTCCCCGCCGCCGAGGTTCACGCGGACCCGGCCACTGTGGTGGTCACGGTGCGTAGCGGCGGATCACCGCTCGCCGGCGCGGATGTGCTGGCACTGTTCCCGAACAACACCTGGAAGCGGGACCGCACTGACGCTGAGGGCGAGGCGCGCCTTGACCTGCACTCCGTTCACCTGCCAATGACGGTGTTCGTGGCTCGAAAGGGCTACGCGGCACATGTCGAACGAGGCTGGTTGCCGATGGAGCGAGCGCTCGCAGTCGAGTTGACCCCCAATGCGGATGGCGGTTCCGTCGTGTTCGCAGAGTCGACCGGTCACGTACCGGGTCTAGCCGGCCGGCTCAATCCGATTCTCGACGCCAGCTACCGGACGTACCTCTATGCCTCCAACATCGCCATCAACGGCGGACAGCAGCAGCCGGTCCCTTTCGTCCCCGGAGATGAAGATCTGCACTTGATGGACGCGGACGGCAAGTCGTTGCTCGTGCGGGTCGTGGCCATCGCAGGACGGTCGTCGGTCCTCGATTACGGCCCCGTCTGA
- a CDS encoding arylsulfatase, with amino-acid sequence MDGGGTERKPRTGGATEGNGRRPDVLLIMFDDIGFSDLGCYGSEIATPNLDALAAGGHRYNNFHATTLCSPSRACLLSGRNHHAVGMRMLTGTRYDYPSGQERVTRRAALVSEVLRESGWNTFAAGKWHLLPADSQGPAGPYGDWPLARGFNGFYGFLGGAADHYYPELVRDNHHIEPPARPEDGYHLTDDLIDRSSRFVSDHIAHRPWDPLFLYLPLGAAHAPHHAPPEYMERVRGRFDAGWDRIREDRYERQLEAGIIPPGTELPPSNPDVRPWASLTAEERLVSARLQEAYAAFIEHTDAALGRLFDHLKRVGRWDNTLIFVCSDNGAAMDGRDIGAFGRIHFFNDIEPGAADIIDRIDEIGGPTADSQYARGWAQASNTPLKWYKRYTHGGGIRVPLIVRWGDRMASPGAVLDQFHHMIDIAPTIYEVAGVEPPAEYLGRSQLPIHGKSMAYTFGDPTVPSRKGPQYFEMTGHRGIWADGWKAVTRHTPGDPYATEEWELYHLDEDFSESNDLAASEPERLAELDRLFWHEAEANDVLPLDDRYMELFWSYSMDERSPLYRRRVDYYPPLSHVERAATPPIEHCSYQIEAVASGEMEGVIVAYGHPTSGFVLYMKDGRLHYEYNAAGPVIAHSISVPDGDPLTLGFDFDLVGERAGRGRLTAGDHQGEWFDFDRVLIWISLAGMDVGRDEYGPISTRYEAPFPFQGELRRVTFHLGSEINAPRRRDDY; translated from the coding sequence ATGGACGGCGGTGGAACAGAACGGAAGCCGCGCACGGGCGGTGCGACCGAAGGTAACGGCCGCAGGCCGGACGTGCTGCTCATCATGTTCGACGACATCGGCTTCTCGGACCTGGGGTGCTACGGATCCGAGATCGCCACGCCCAACCTCGACGCACTGGCCGCGGGCGGCCACCGCTACAACAACTTCCACGCCACCACGCTGTGCTCGCCGTCGCGAGCCTGCCTGCTGAGCGGCCGAAACCACCATGCGGTGGGCATGCGGATGCTCACCGGGACCCGTTACGACTACCCCAGCGGCCAGGAGCGGGTCACCAGGAGGGCGGCACTCGTCTCCGAGGTGCTGCGCGAGTCCGGGTGGAACACATTTGCGGCCGGGAAGTGGCACCTGCTCCCGGCCGACAGCCAGGGACCGGCAGGGCCCTACGGCGACTGGCCGCTGGCCCGGGGTTTCAACGGTTTCTACGGGTTTCTGGGGGGCGCGGCCGACCACTACTACCCCGAACTGGTGCGCGACAACCACCACATCGAGCCTCCGGCCAGGCCGGAGGACGGATACCACCTGACCGATGACCTGATAGACCGTTCCTCACGGTTCGTCTCCGACCATATCGCCCACCGCCCTTGGGACCCGTTGTTTCTCTACCTTCCTCTCGGCGCTGCCCACGCACCGCACCATGCGCCCCCCGAGTACATGGAGAGGGTCCGCGGGCGATTCGACGCCGGCTGGGACCGGATCCGTGAGGACAGGTACGAGCGGCAGTTGGAAGCAGGCATCATCCCGCCCGGTACCGAGCTGCCCCCGAGCAATCCCGATGTTCGCCCGTGGGCGAGCCTCACCGCGGAGGAGCGTCTGGTGTCGGCGCGCCTCCAGGAGGCCTACGCCGCCTTCATCGAGCACACCGACGCAGCGCTCGGACGCCTGTTCGACCACCTGAAGCGGGTGGGCCGCTGGGACAACACGCTCATCTTCGTGTGCTCCGACAACGGGGCGGCCATGGACGGCCGGGACATCGGGGCCTTCGGGCGCATCCACTTCTTCAACGACATCGAGCCCGGGGCAGCGGACATCATCGATCGGATCGACGAGATCGGAGGTCCCACCGCCGACTCGCAGTACGCAAGGGGCTGGGCACAAGCCTCCAACACGCCTCTCAAGTGGTACAAGCGCTACACCCACGGCGGAGGCATCAGGGTTCCGTTGATAGTCCGGTGGGGGGACCGTATGGCCTCCCCCGGCGCCGTGCTTGATCAGTTCCACCACATGATCGACATCGCACCCACCATCTACGAGGTGGCGGGAGTGGAGCCGCCCGCCGAGTACCTGGGGCGTTCCCAGTTGCCGATCCACGGCAAGAGCATGGCCTACACGTTCGGTGATCCGACCGTGCCAAGCCGCAAGGGCCCGCAGTACTTCGAGATGACCGGTCACCGGGGGATCTGGGCGGACGGATGGAAGGCGGTCACTCGCCACACGCCCGGCGATCCCTATGCGACGGAGGAGTGGGAGCTCTACCACCTTGACGAGGACTTCTCCGAGTCCAATGACCTCGCCGCCTCCGAGCCCGAGAGGCTGGCTGAACTGGACCGCCTGTTCTGGCACGAGGCGGAGGCGAACGATGTGCTGCCGCTGGACGACCGCTACATGGAGCTGTTCTGGTCCTACAGCATGGACGAGCGCTCTCCGCTCTACCGGCGGCGGGTCGACTACTACCCACCCCTCAGCCACGTCGAGCGGGCCGCCACACCCCCGATCGAGCATTGTTCCTACCAGATCGAGGCTGTCGCTTCCGGTGAGATGGAGGGTGTGATCGTCGCCTACGGCCACCCGACATCCGGCTTCGTGCTGTACATGAAGGACGGGCGCCTCCACTACGAGTACAACGCGGCGGGGCCGGTCATAGCCCACAGCATCTCCGTGCCGGACGGCGACCCCCTGACGTTAGGGTTCGACTTCGACCTTGTCGGCGAGAGGGCCGGCCGGGGTCGTCTGACCGCCGGTGACCACCAAGGCGAGTGGTTCGACTTCGACCGCGTACTGATCTGGATCTCCCTGGCCGGTATGGACGTGGGCCGTGACGAGTACGGTCCCATCAGCACTCGCTACGAAGCGCCATTCCCGTTCCAGGGTGAGCTCCGGCGCGTGACCTTCCACCTCGGAAGCGAGATCAACGCACCCCGCCGGCGCGACGACTACTAG
- a CDS encoding ABC transporter substrate-binding protein, translating to MALVAAACGSDEDSTPATAAATQATTTTAAMAEEAPTTTEAMEEAPATTEAMEEEAPTTTEAMEEEMMGTMADVPMYDTWDDVLAAADGTTVNWHMWGGNENLNSWVDTYIGDVVKERYNVTLNRVPLGDTVEAVNLVLNEHQAGVTEGGSVDMIWINGDNFKTLKEAELLFGPWSEGIPNAAHVNWDDPSIAYDFGVSVDGLESPWGSAQMVFVYNSAYVPEPPRTFEALAEWVHANPGLFTYMAPPDFHGLSFVKHMFYWAADDYSVFQQPFDQAVFDSIAPKVWEYLNDIEPDLWRGGDTYPTSIGALQDLLANSEVYFGMSLNPRRPSTLINNGTYPDTIRTWVMDTGTLTNKNYVTIPKNASNPAGAMIVANHILSTENQLIQANPEQWGWGLPTDTTTWTQEERDILNSYDRGVATLPFDVLAAAGLPEPHASWPTQMEAGWIENVLEA from the coding sequence TTGGCGCTAGTAGCGGCCGCGTGCGGGTCCGACGAAGACAGCACACCGGCTACGGCCGCCGCGACCCAAGCGACAACCACCACGGCAGCCATGGCGGAGGAAGCTCCGACCACCACCGAAGCGATGGAAGAGGCTCCCGCCACCACCGAGGCGATGGAAGAGGAAGCTCCGACCACCACCGAGGCGATGGAAGAAGAGATGATGGGAACCATGGCTGACGTTCCCATGTACGACACTTGGGATGACGTACTCGCTGCTGCCGACGGCACCACGGTCAACTGGCACATGTGGGGCGGCAACGAAAACCTCAACTCCTGGGTCGACACGTATATCGGCGATGTCGTGAAGGAGCGCTACAACGTCACGCTCAACCGGGTCCCGCTCGGCGACACCGTCGAAGCCGTCAACCTGGTCCTCAACGAGCACCAGGCCGGGGTGACCGAAGGCGGCAGCGTCGACATGATCTGGATCAACGGTGACAACTTCAAGACCCTGAAGGAAGCTGAGCTCCTGTTCGGACCGTGGTCGGAGGGGATCCCCAACGCGGCGCATGTCAACTGGGACGACCCTTCGATCGCCTACGACTTCGGCGTCTCGGTCGATGGCCTCGAATCGCCGTGGGGATCGGCGCAGATGGTCTTCGTGTACAACTCGGCCTACGTGCCGGAACCGCCCAGGACCTTCGAGGCACTGGCGGAGTGGGTTCACGCCAACCCGGGCCTGTTCACCTACATGGCCCCGCCGGACTTCCACGGCCTGAGCTTTGTGAAGCACATGTTCTACTGGGCGGCCGACGACTACTCGGTGTTCCAGCAACCCTTCGACCAGGCGGTGTTCGACAGCATCGCGCCGAAGGTGTGGGAGTACCTGAACGACATCGAGCCCGACTTGTGGCGCGGCGGCGACACCTATCCGACCAGTATCGGGGCCCTGCAGGACCTGCTGGCTAACAGCGAGGTCTACTTCGGCATGTCGCTAAACCCGCGGCGGCCGTCAACCCTGATCAACAACGGCACGTATCCGGACACCATCCGCACCTGGGTGATGGACACGGGGACGCTCACCAACAAGAACTACGTGACGATCCCGAAGAACGCCTCAAACCCGGCGGGCGCGATGATCGTCGCCAACCACATACTCAGCACCGAGAACCAGCTGATCCAGGCCAACCCGGAGCAGTGGGGATGGGGGCTCCCGACAGACACCACGACCTGGACACAGGAAGAGCGTGACATCCTCAACTCGTACGACCGGGGAGTGGCAACCCTTCCCTTCGACGTCCTAGCCGCGGCCGGATTGCCCGAGCCGCACGCCTCCTGGCCAACGCAGATGGAGGCGGGCTGGATCGAGAACGTCCTCGAGGCCTAG
- a CDS encoding ABC transporter permease subunit, producing MTLERRQTPLRERLKIPLMLTPAMAVILLLFLGGLVAGLMQSLGYFPAAGLTEFTFRHYVDAVTDRNFLVSLWTTFRIAFSVTLLSTVFAVGAALVLRQRFPGSRLATFLFQIPLPVPHLVAASAVILLFAQSGLLSRIGAALGLINAPGDFPAILYDNASIGVMLSFMWKEIPFVGLVVLAILQSVGPQYEELAQTLGATKRQRLVHVLLPLIMPGVVSTWIIVFAFTFANFEIPLLLGQSFPTTLPVQAFREFQRPELTSRPKGMAIAIVLAVITVLLLIAYRRLARYSRST from the coding sequence ATGACGCTTGAACGACGCCAGACGCCCCTGAGGGAGCGGCTGAAGATCCCGCTGATGCTGACGCCGGCGATGGCGGTGATCCTCCTGCTGTTCCTCGGGGGGCTGGTCGCGGGTCTCATGCAGAGCCTCGGCTACTTCCCGGCCGCCGGCCTCACCGAGTTCACCTTCCGCCACTACGTGGACGCGGTCACCGACCGGAACTTCCTCGTCTCGCTGTGGACCACGTTCCGCATCGCCTTCTCGGTCACGCTGCTGTCGACCGTCTTCGCCGTCGGCGCGGCTCTCGTCCTTAGGCAGCGCTTCCCGGGTAGCCGTCTGGCGACGTTCCTATTCCAGATTCCTCTCCCCGTACCCCACCTGGTGGCCGCCAGCGCCGTCATCCTGCTGTTCGCCCAGAGTGGTCTCCTGTCTCGCATAGGAGCTGCACTGGGACTGATCAACGCTCCGGGCGACTTCCCGGCGATCCTGTACGACAACGCCAGCATCGGAGTGATGCTGTCGTTCATGTGGAAGGAGATACCGTTCGTAGGCCTGGTGGTGCTCGCCATCCTCCAGAGCGTCGGTCCCCAGTACGAGGAGTTGGCCCAGACCCTGGGAGCTACCAAGCGGCAACGGCTCGTACACGTCTTGCTGCCTCTCATCATGCCCGGGGTGGTCTCCACGTGGATCATCGTGTTCGCCTTCACGTTCGCGAACTTCGAGATCCCGCTCCTGCTCGGACAGAGCTTCCCGACCACCCTTCCGGTTCAAGCCTTCCGGGAGTTTCAGCGTCCCGAACTGACATCGCGGCCCAAGGGGATGGCCATTGCCATCGTGTTGGCCGTCATCACGGTCCTCCTGCTGATCGCATACAGGCGGCTGGCCCGCTACTCGAGGTCGACGTGA
- a CDS encoding ABC transporter permease subunit — MSERRMPGRRQINWLRWATVTVIVVSVVLPGVSLLLRSFAFRWHYPDVVPGEWGLDAWTYTIDDTSRVFESLGNSLRIALLTTTLALLVGMPAARALGQHQFRGKRVVEWILMMPIIVPALVAAMGIHIVFIRLGLTATVLGVSLVHLIPATPYFVLVMSSVFANYSPALEETARTLGANKIRVFRYVTLPAISSGLLVACLFTFLISWSQYVTTVLIGSGILITLPMVLFPFLGQGNAAVAASITLIFVAPAVMVLILTSRSLGRGSTVMGGFGKV; from the coding sequence GTGAGCGAACGACGGATGCCCGGGCGGCGGCAGATCAACTGGTTGCGTTGGGCCACCGTAACCGTCATCGTGGTGTCGGTGGTGCTGCCGGGTGTGTCGCTGCTGCTGAGGTCCTTCGCCTTCCGCTGGCACTATCCCGACGTTGTTCCCGGTGAGTGGGGCTTGGACGCCTGGACCTACACCATCGACGACACGTCACGTGTGTTCGAATCGCTCGGAAACAGCCTACGCATCGCGCTGCTGACCACCACTCTGGCGCTCCTGGTCGGTATGCCCGCAGCCCGAGCCCTGGGCCAGCACCAGTTCCGCGGCAAGCGGGTAGTGGAGTGGATCCTGATGATGCCGATCATCGTGCCTGCGCTGGTAGCCGCCATGGGGATCCACATCGTGTTCATCAGGCTGGGCCTCACCGCGACCGTCCTGGGCGTGTCGCTGGTCCACTTGATACCGGCCACACCGTATTTCGTCCTGGTGATGTCCAGCGTGTTCGCCAACTACAGCCCGGCCCTGGAGGAGACGGCCCGGACCCTCGGCGCCAACAAGATACGGGTGTTCCGGTACGTCACCCTGCCCGCCATCTCGTCGGGACTGCTCGTGGCCTGCCTCTTCACGTTCCTGATCTCGTGGTCGCAGTACGTGACCACGGTTCTGATCGGCAGCGGAATTCTGATCACCCTGCCGATGGTGCTCTTCCCGTTCCTCGGGCAGGGCAATGCCGCGGTGGCGGCCTCGATTACATTGATCTTCGTCGCACCCGCGGTCATGGTGTTGATCCTGACCTCTAGGTCGTTGGGGCGCGGCTCGACCGTGATGGGAGGTTTCGGCAAGGTATGA